A region from the Acyrthosiphon pisum isolate AL4f chromosome A1, pea_aphid_22Mar2018_4r6ur, whole genome shotgun sequence genome encodes:
- the LOC100161794 gene encoding ribonucleoside-diphosphate reductase large subunit, with the protein MSNYVGNSNTNLFVKKRDGRLEEVLMDKITLRIEQLCDGLNMDFIDPPEITLYVIGDLCPGITTVQIDNLAAETAAYLTTKHPDFAVLAARIAISNLYKETKENFSDVIYDLYNMSNERNQSRMPIISDFHYGIVMKHADRLNNAIKHDRDYTYSYFGFKTLEKSYLLKIDGKVVERPQHLLMRVSIGIHGEDIDAAIETYDLMSLKYFTHASPTMFNASTPRPQLSSCFLVANKSDELEDFGKTVKTCAKISQSAGGIGVHLHNVGAAGTKWTKYPKCESHGLVEPLKVLNDLAQYIDQGGRRPGAVAVYIEPWHADIYTYTELRKNTGNKEEKTRDLFLALWIPDEFMRRVEANQSWSLMCPRKCPGLSDVWGDDFVKLYKKYEDEKLYNKQVPARELWFRIITSQIETGMPYMLYKDACNAKSNQKNLGTIKCSNLCTEVIQYTSEEEVAVCNLASIAVNMFVKPNGEYDFEKLLKITKIVTRNLNKVIDVNFYPVIEAETSNKRHRPIGIGIQGLADLFSLMRFPFGSPESRKLNIQIFETLYYGALEASCELAEKYGTYSSYQGSPISQGILQYEMWNVKPSSLWNWEILKEKIAKHGVRNSLLLAPMPTASTAQILGNNESIEPYTTNLYYRRTLSGEFSVINRHLLNDLIKLNLWNEDMRNKLIFFKGSVQKIKSIPDNIKELYKTNWELSQKIILDMAADRGAYIDQSQSLNIHIEQPTISKISSVHFYGWKKGLKTGMYYLRTRPAADPIQFTVDKSTVSNNVAIQTEKNDALNMEQLVCSLENKDACTMCGA; encoded by the exons ATGTCTAACTACGTGGGAAACTCGAACACGAATCTGTTCGTCAAAAAGCGTG atGGCCGTTTGGAAGAAGTGCTAATGGATAAGATCACTTTGCGAATTGAACAATTATGTGACGGCCTCAACATGGACTTCATTGATCCg CCTGAAATTACACTATATGTCATCGGTGATTTATGCCCAGGTATCACTACTGTACAAATTGACAATTTGGCTGCTGAAACGGCTGCTTATTTAACAACTAAACATCCAGATTTTGCTGTACTTGCTGCACGTATTGCAATTTCTAATCTTTATAAAGAAACTAAAGAAAACTTCagtg ATGTTATTTATGATTTGTATAACATGTCCAATGAACGAAATCAAAGCCGTATGCCAATCATTTCTGATTTTCATTATGGTATTGTCATGAAACACGCTGATCGTTTAAATAATGCTATTAAACATGATAGAGATTATACTTACAGTTATTTTGGATTTAAG aCACTTGAAaagtcatatttattaaaaattgatggtAAAGTTGTGGAACGTCCTCAACATTTATTAATGAGGGTTTCAATTGGTATTCATGGTGAAGATATTGACGCAGCCATAGAAACTTATGACTTAATGTCATTAAAGTATTTTACTCATGCTTCACCAACAATGTTCAATGCTTCCACACCTAGACCTCAACTTtcaag TTGTTTTTTGGTGGCTAATAAATCAGATGAATTGGAAGACTTTGGTAAAACAGTTAAAACATGTGCCAAAATTTCTCAATCTGCTGGTGGTATTGGTGTACATCTCCACAATGTTGGTGCAGCTGGTACAAAATGGACCAAGTATCCAAAATGTGAATCACATGGTCTTGTTGAACCTTTGAAAGTTCTGAATGATTTGGCTCAATATATTGACCAAGGAGGAAGA AGACCAGGAGCGGTTGCTGTTTACATTGAGCCTTGGCATGctgatatatatacctatacagaatTACGTAAAAATACTGGcaataaagaagaaaaaactaGAGATTTATTTTTGGCTCTTTGGATACCTGATGAATTTATGAGACGTGTTGAGGCTAATCAATCTTGGAGTTTAATGTGTCCACGTAAATGTCCTGGTCTTTCAGATGTCTGGGGCGACGATTTTGTGAAACTTTACAAAAA GTATGAAGATGAAAAACTTTACAACAAACAGGTACCAGCAAGAGAATTATGGTTCCGTATAATAACTTCTCAAATTGAAACTGGTATGCCGTATATGTTGTATAAAGATGCATGTAATGCCAAAAGCAATCAGAAAAATCTTGGTACAATTAAATGTAGCAATCTTTGTACTGAAGTCATTCAGTACACTTCGGAAGAAGAG gtaGCAGTATGTAATCTAGCTTCAATTGCggtaaatatgtttgtaaaaccCAATGGAGAATATGATTTTGAaaagcttttaaaaattactaaaattgtcACAAGAAATTTGAACAAAGTTATAGATGTCAACTTTTATCCTGTTATAGaa GCTGAAACGTCAAATAAACGACATCGTCCTATTGGGATTGGTATCCAAGGGTTGGCAGATTTATTCTCATTGATGCGATTTCCGTTTGGCTCTCCTGAATCAAGAAAgcttaatatacaaatatttgagACTTTGTATTATGGTGCGTTAGAAGCTAGTTGTGAATTAGCTGAAAAATATGGAACCTATTCATCTTATCAAGGATCACCAATTAGTCAAGGA ATTTTACAGTATGAAATGTGGAATGTAAAGCCTAGTAGTTTATGGaattgggaaatattaaaagaaaaaattgctAAACACGGTGTTAGAAATTCATTGTTATTAGCACCAATGCCTACTGCTTCAACAGCTCAAATTCTTGGCAATAATGAATCTATTGAACCATatacaacaaatttatattacagaCGTACTCTTAGTGGAGAATTCAGC GTGATTAATCGTCATTTATTGAATGATCTAATTAAGCTTAACCTATGGAACGAAGACATgagaaataaattgattttcttCAAGGGATCAGTACag aaaataaaaagtattccagacaatattaaagaattatataaaacaaattgggaactatctcaaaaaataatattagatatggCTGCAGATCGAGGAGCATACATTGATCAATCTCAGTCATTAAATATTCACATTGAGCAACCAACTATTAGTAAAATATCATCTGTACATTTCTACGGATGGAAAAAG GGCTTAAAAACTGGTATGTACTATTTGCGTACCAGACCAGCTGCTGATCCTATACAGTTTACAGTTGATAAAAGTACAGTGTCTAATAATGTTGCAATTCAAACTGAGAAGAATGATGCATTAAATATGGAACAATTGGTATGTTCGTTGGAAAACAAAGATGCTTGCACAATGTGTGGTGCTTAG